The Rhipicephalus microplus isolate Deutch F79 chromosome 4, USDA_Rmic, whole genome shotgun sequence sequence AAAGATTATCCTGGCCGCTTTAGCAATGAACTGCTACGACAAGCATAAAAAGCTCGAAGAACAGGCCAAGGCTATCGCAACCTGCCTACGGAATGTGGACGCACCGCGGTTATTTGAAAAACTCGATTCGCTCGACATGGTGCAGCAGATGTTCCCACCATCCGAAGACGACGACTTCATTCCGGGGAAGGTCCTCTCTGTAGACACGTGGAAACGCTTGGAAGCGAAGCAAATTCTGCTCGGGTCTGTGGCCGACGAAGGAACTGTGTTCTACCGTCTGCTCAAGGATTCAGTTCCCATTTTCGGCAAGTTACTGTTCAGTGATCACCGTACTCTTATCTCCATTGTGTTGTCGGAGATGTTTAACATCGATATTGGGGACGGTCAGAAAATTGTCAAAGGCTACTTCGGTGACACTGATGACAAACCATCCGAGGAACAAGTGGCTTCTACAATATGCACGATGATCGGCGACGCGGTGTTCTCCTGCCCGACAGCCTTCTTCGGCGAGATCGCTGCTGAACAGGGCATCAGCACTTACCGATACCTGTTCAACTACCGTCCAACCCATAGCCTCTGGCCCAAATGGATGGGAGTAGCTCATGCGGACGACATCGCCTACACCTTAGGATCCCTGCCCTTTTTCAAAGACGGAAAGTTGCTCGCGCAACATCTGGGACCGAAGGCTGCGAAATTCGCCGATCGTCTCACTTACACGCCAGAGGAAGATGTCTTCATGAAACACATCGTCAACATCTGGTCCTCATTCGTGAAAACAGGGTAAGTTGTCAAATGAAGTGCTACGGCTGTTACAAAGTGCACTTTTGGGGAAATGATTGCACTGGATACAGTGTAGTGTAACTTTTAAAACCATAGGAAAGTGCTTGCTTTTAAGGTATATTAGAAGACCACAGTATATTAAGCATATACTGATAGTATTGTTAGACGGTTTTACGACAATCTAGTAGCAATGGGCGGCCTTGGTGTATTTGATGTTCATGGGAGCTCTACCACGTGGTTCATAGAAGCAGCTTAAAAAGTGCTCCCGATATTTCAGTGTAACTTTGTGTAGATCAAAATAGAGCGATTGTTTATTGTATACTCGGAGGCTAACTTTAGGTTGTGTTAATAACTCTGCCTTAATCGGCATGTATATTGCAGGAAACCTGTGCTTCCACCACCCGATGTTGAATGGCCTAAGTACACCATCGAGAATCCCAATGTAATTCATATAGAACTGAACAAGTTCACCACGAAGCAAGACAATATTCTAAAGAGATGCGAG is a genomic window containing:
- the LOC119171574 gene encoding acetylcholinesterase-1 — translated: MKLALSVSVDLGRRSLLQFLCAAFVLACFTCGQSLAQGACNAVVRTEKGLIRGKCLSVSGKNVEAYLGIPYAVPPLGPLRFRRPEPEIRWRGVLDATRMPKPCWQLPLRFLPNLTIDYTHMSSEDCLYLNVWKPASPCSPISGACPSKRPVVVFIHGGAFQWGDSSLYLYNPSNFVALADVVFVSFNYRLGIFGFLDSKVAGIRGNMGLWDQNLVLKWIRRNIDRFGGNPDEVTLLGQSAGGISAALHALSPYSRGLFKRLVLQSGTPLSMILGIGFGGQTKIILAALAMNCYDKHKKLEEQAKAIATCLRNVDAPRLFEKLDSLDMVQQMFPPSEDDDFIPGKVLSVDTWKRLEAKQILLGSVADEGTVFYRLLKDSVPIFGKLLFSDHRTLISIVLSEMFNIDIGDGQKIVKGYFGDTDDKPSEEQVASTICTMIGDAVFSCPTAFFGEIAAEQGISTYRYLFNYRPTHSLWPKWMGVAHADDIAYTLGSLPFFKDGKLLAQHLGPKAAKFADRLTYTPEEDVFMKHIVNIWSSFVKTGKPVLPPPDVEWPKYTIENPNVIHIELNKFTTKQDNILKRCELWKPFLLGKNATLPDAA